One part of the Macaca mulatta isolate MMU2019108-1 chromosome 6, T2T-MMU8v2.0, whole genome shotgun sequence genome encodes these proteins:
- the LOC144329596 gene encoding uncharacterized protein LOC144329596, whose product MWHQICEMGTFVSSLILTLTAAKSRGMRDHDNRPFQRADYFFLKRQRGLSIKGGVSLLSPRLECMVRSWLTATSTSWIQEILLPQPPGSLGLKVPTTTPRPQTIATSVTA is encoded by the exons ATGTGGCACCAGATTTGTGAAATGGG CACTTTCGTCTCAAGTTTAATTCTCACCTTGACTGCTGCGAAGTCCAGGGGGATGCGTGACCACGATAACAGACCTTTCCAAAGGGCAGACTATTTCTTCCTCAAACGGCAGCGTGGACTCTCCATAAAAG gcggagtctcactcttgtcacccaggctggagtgcatggtacgatcttggctcactgcaacctccacctcctggattcaagagattctcctgcctcagcctcctggctcgctgggactaaaggtgcccaccacaacacccag GCCCCAGACCATTGCCACAAGTGTCACTGCATAA